Proteins from one Bacillus thuringiensis genomic window:
- a CDS encoding NAD-dependent epimerase/dehydratase family protein, with translation MITSFKNKTFLITGGYGFIGSHLARRLLNLQAKIVLFIRTPSNCWRLKDVLKYIETYEIDIRDKKQVQDAIKKINPDYIFHLAAYGVNSAHTDYIHAIETNVLGTCNIIQAAKFVNCKKIINFGSSSEYGNKMEPIHENMLLNPVDIYGSTKAAATILAHQIASENSINLITLRPFGIFGEGEEPHKIFSYIILQVLQNKEVNLTLCNQLRDYCYIENIIDACILAVENTTVQNEIFNIGSGTIHPLKHYVELLFKHLKTNSRPNYGAISSRTNERWVPEADVQKIKNSLSWEPKINIEEGIIKTVNWYKNNKHLYLTP, from the coding sequence ATGATTACTTCATTTAAAAATAAAACTTTCCTTATTACTGGTGGATACGGTTTTATTGGTTCTCACTTGGCACGAAGACTTTTAAATTTACAAGCAAAAATTGTTCTTTTTATAAGAACACCATCAAACTGTTGGAGACTAAAGGATGTTCTAAAATATATTGAAACCTATGAAATAGATATACGAGATAAAAAGCAAGTTCAAGATGCAATAAAGAAAATTAATCCCGATTATATCTTTCACCTAGCAGCCTATGGTGTAAATTCTGCCCATACAGATTACATCCACGCTATAGAAACAAATGTTTTAGGGACTTGTAACATTATTCAAGCAGCAAAATTTGTGAATTGTAAAAAAATCATCAATTTTGGGAGTAGTTCTGAATACGGTAACAAGATGGAACCTATTCATGAAAATATGTTACTAAACCCTGTAGATATCTATGGAAGTACCAAAGCTGCTGCTACTATACTCGCCCATCAAATTGCTAGCGAAAACAGCATTAATCTTATAACATTAAGACCTTTTGGCATATTCGGAGAAGGCGAGGAGCCACATAAAATTTTTAGCTATATAATCTTGCAAGTATTACAAAACAAAGAAGTAAATTTAACTTTATGTAATCAATTAAGAGATTATTGTTATATAGAAAATATAATAGATGCCTGTATCCTAGCAGTAGAAAATACTACTGTACAAAATGAAATTTTCAATATTGGGAGCGGCACTATTCACCCCTTAAAACATTATGTAGAATTATTATTCAAACATTTGAAAACCAATTCCAGACCAAATTACGGTGCAATTTCCTCTAGAACAAATGAAAGATGGGTTCCTGAAGCAGATGTCCAAAAAATAAAAAACTCTCTTTCCTGGGAACCTAAAATTAATATTGAAGAAGGAATTATAAAAACAGTTAATTGGTATAAAAATAATAAACATTTATACCTAACCCCCTAA
- the tnpA gene encoding IS200/IS605 family transposase: MMNDYRRTKTTVSLINYHFVFCPRYRRKIFLNTKVEERFKELVQEICGELDISIVAMECDKDHVHLFLNTPPTLSPADTMAKIKGVTSKRLREEFPHLQHLPSLWTRSYFVSTAGSVSSEIIKHYVENQKTRG; encoded by the coding sequence ATGATGAATGATTATAGAAGAACCAAAACAACCGTGTCATTAATTAACTATCATTTTGTGTTTTGCCCGCGATACAGAAGAAAGATTTTTCTTAACACAAAAGTAGAAGAACGTTTCAAGGAGTTGGTTCAAGAAATATGCGGAGAATTGGATATTTCTATTGTTGCAATGGAATGCGACAAAGACCACGTTCACTTGTTCTTAAATACACCACCAACACTTAGTCCTGCTGATACAATGGCAAAAATTAAAGGAGTGACATCAAAACGTTTGAGAGAAGAGTTTCCACATCTTCAACACTTGCCGAGCCTATGGACGCGTTCTTATTTTGTTTCTACTGCTGGAAGTGTATCAAGTGAGATAATAAAACATTATGTTGAAAATCAAAAAACGAGGGGGTGA
- a CDS encoding Rap family tetratricopeptide repeat protein: MSVSVKGNEQLTALLNDWYRSMLSQQVIKATNLKKKIDEKISKLSTEPNQEHQDQNLLLYYSLLEFRYNVLTDSLGIQQNSFDAISDYDMPTDHFLRFYYHFFKSIHSTFISNYTEAEEHYKLAEKILVDIPDEIEHAEFYYRIATFYHHTYNMLASIEYANKSRAIFSKYEGYEVKTAFCNSLLGGCCIYLKQYEQAEEYLQSAIDLLQKNKAEDSLLYVKSTMGWLYSDQSMSTLAIRHLSEVTEKIPTHFKAIFLQAKEHYKLGEQSTASKLIVKGLKICREIHNEEYLHHFFILKRLNENIPLEELEKIIQEGILYFEKEELWEYVVEYAELFATKCRQLENHKKVSDYFHICYQARLKLIEKGVLK, from the coding sequence ATGAGTGTCTCAGTAAAAGGAAATGAGCAGTTAACCGCTCTATTGAACGACTGGTATCGATCTATGCTATCTCAACAAGTTATAAAAGCTACTAATCTAAAAAAGAAAATTGATGAAAAAATCAGCAAATTAAGCACTGAGCCAAATCAAGAACATCAAGATCAAAATTTATTACTATATTACTCACTACTTGAATTCCGTTACAATGTCTTAACAGATAGCCTTGGTATTCAACAAAATAGCTTTGATGCCATTAGTGACTATGATATGCCTACAGACCATTTTCTACGCTTCTATTATCACTTTTTTAAATCCATCCATTCCACTTTTATATCAAATTATACTGAGGCAGAGGAACATTATAAACTGGCAGAAAAGATACTAGTAGACATACCAGATGAAATTGAACACGCTGAATTCTACTATAGAATTGCTACTTTTTATCACCATACCTATAACATGCTCGCTTCTATCGAATACGCAAATAAATCGAGAGCAATCTTTTCAAAGTATGAAGGCTATGAAGTAAAAACAGCCTTTTGTAATAGTTTGTTAGGTGGTTGCTGCATCTATTTAAAACAGTACGAACAAGCTGAAGAATATTTACAAAGTGCAATTGATTTACTACAAAAGAATAAGGCAGAAGATTCTTTGTTATACGTAAAAAGTACTATGGGGTGGCTGTACTCTGATCAAAGTATGTCTACTTTAGCTATTCGTCACCTTTCAGAAGTAACAGAGAAAATCCCTACACACTTCAAGGCTATCTTCCTACAAGCTAAGGAACATTATAAATTAGGAGAACAATCAACGGCTAGCAAACTCATTGTTAAGGGATTAAAGATCTGCAGAGAAATCCATAACGAAGAATATCTACATCACTTCTTTATTTTAAAAAGATTAAACGAAAACATTCCATTGGAAGAATTAGAAAAAATCATTCAAGAAGGAATCTTATACTTTGAGAAAGAAGAGTTATGGGAATATGTTGTCGAATACGCTGAATTATTTGCCACAAAATGTAGACAATTAGAGAACCACAAAAAGGTAAGTGACTATTTCCATATTTGTTATCAAGCAAGACTAAAATTAATTGAAAAAGGAGTCTTAAAATGA
- a CDS encoding sugar phosphate nucleotidyltransferase, which yields MKVIILCGGKGLRMQGILEDIPKPLVRVQGKPLLLHIMNWYRKYGHSDFILPLGYKGEKIKEYFMDFSWKENDFSLNFKTSQYTLLQELENWNIHFIDTGIDTMTGARLKKLEPFVQGETFLLTYGDGLANIDIDQLISFHKEKGKIATLTGIKKNSQYGLLAVEDGIAIDFKEKPLLDEVINGGFFVFNKEIFDYLGNSDDCVLEEDPLRNLIKDNELAVYEHNDFWASVDTPKDLKTVDESWNPNKF from the coding sequence ATGAAAGTCATAATTTTGTGTGGTGGAAAAGGGCTCCGGATGCAAGGAATTTTAGAGGACATTCCCAAACCATTAGTTCGAGTTCAAGGAAAGCCTCTCCTCTTGCATATAATGAATTGGTATAGAAAATATGGACATTCTGATTTCATTTTGCCCTTAGGATATAAAGGTGAGAAAATTAAAGAATATTTTATGGACTTTAGCTGGAAAGAAAATGACTTTAGTTTAAATTTTAAGACCAGTCAATATACGCTACTTCAGGAATTAGAAAATTGGAATATACATTTTATAGATACAGGAATTGATACAATGACCGGAGCAAGACTAAAAAAACTTGAACCCTTTGTACAGGGGGAAACATTTTTATTAACTTATGGCGATGGATTAGCCAATATAGATATTGATCAACTCATATCATTCCATAAAGAAAAAGGAAAAATTGCTACATTAACTGGCATTAAAAAAAATAGTCAATATGGTCTGTTGGCGGTCGAAGATGGAATTGCTATTGATTTTAAAGAAAAACCATTACTTGATGAAGTAATTAATGGCGGTTTTTTTGTATTTAACAAAGAAATATTTGATTATTTAGGTAATAGTGATGATTGTGTTCTAGAAGAAGATCCTCTTCGCAATTTAATAAAAGACAATGAGCTCGCAGTCTATGAACACAATGACTTTTGGGCTAGTGTCGATACACCTAAAGATTTAAAAACTGTAGATGAAAGTTGGAATCCTAATAAATTTTAG
- the rfbG gene encoding CDP-glucose 4,6-dehydratase, whose translation MLNQNFNDAFYGKTILITGHTGFKGSWLSLWLNELGATVIGYSLDPKNKNDNFNITNLQNNIIDIRGDIRDFNKLNKVFTDYKPEIVFHLAAQPLVKYSYEYPRETYEVNVVGTMNVLEAIRLHESAKIGIMVTSDKCYENKEWPWGYREIDPMGGHDIYSSSKGCCELLISSYRNSYFPEENFSHHKKIIASVRAGNVIGGGDWSIDRIIPDCIRALESNKKIIIRNPTAIRPWQHVLEPLSGYLLLTEKIINNGTIYSGAWNFGPSLSNIVPVEKLVTSLLDIWGGGDWTAENIGPINFHEANLLNLDISKAKFNLDWQPKWSLQQTLENTIDWYKHYNSYTSTEMINLCVSQIKQYCML comes from the coding sequence TTGTTAAACCAAAACTTTAACGATGCTTTTTACGGAAAGACAATTTTAATTACTGGACATACTGGTTTTAAAGGTTCTTGGTTATCCCTATGGTTAAATGAATTAGGTGCTACTGTAATTGGATATTCATTGGATCCTAAAAATAAAAATGATAACTTTAACATTACTAACCTTCAAAATAATATAATTGATATCCGTGGAGACATTAGAGATTTTAATAAATTAAATAAGGTTTTTACAGATTATAAACCTGAAATTGTATTCCATTTAGCTGCCCAACCTCTAGTTAAGTATTCATATGAATATCCTAGAGAAACATACGAGGTAAACGTTGTAGGAACTATGAATGTACTTGAGGCAATTCGATTACATGAATCAGCTAAAATAGGAATTATGGTGACAAGTGACAAGTGCTATGAAAATAAAGAATGGCCTTGGGGTTATCGTGAAATTGACCCTATGGGCGGCCATGACATATATAGCTCAAGCAAAGGATGCTGCGAACTTTTAATTTCTTCCTATCGAAATTCTTACTTTCCAGAAGAAAACTTTTCTCATCACAAGAAAATAATTGCAAGCGTTCGAGCTGGTAATGTAATTGGTGGCGGTGACTGGTCAATAGATAGAATTATTCCTGATTGTATACGAGCATTAGAGTCAAACAAAAAGATTATAATTAGAAACCCTACTGCTATTAGACCCTGGCAACATGTACTAGAACCCTTAAGCGGGTATTTACTCCTTACAGAAAAAATTATAAATAATGGTACCATTTATTCAGGAGCATGGAACTTCGGACCATCCCTTAGCAATATTGTTCCAGTAGAAAAATTAGTGACCAGTTTACTAGATATTTGGGGCGGCGGGGATTGGACAGCAGAAAATATAGGTCCAATAAATTTTCATGAAGCAAATTTACTAAACCTTGATATTAGCAAAGCAAAATTCAATCTTGATTGGCAGCCAAAATGGTCCCTACAACAGACTTTAGAAAATACAATAGATTGGTATAAGCATTATAATTCTTACACCAGTACAGAGATGATAAATCTATGTGTTAGCCAAATTAAACAATATTGCATGCTTTGA
- a CDS encoding papain-like cysteine peptidase: MNLEDIQKSYGLIVSLGGLCQVTNQIKRHHLRTFSGPLDWFYYPSLSDVNRLLQNRFEKFMKLENMVIEGSESYGLIESEFDNQTKWAERITYCIKDTYYNCFSMHDFPINSEKDWKSTYPSFKSKLGTRINRFLEKINSSESILFIRIWGNRDEAVELQNVLSEITNKDFNILIVNFKEGISNIVVQNWGISKVCSIELPRYQDRWEGDNSDWDYILSKITLA; encoded by the coding sequence ATGAATCTAGAAGATATACAAAAATCCTATGGCTTAATTGTAAGTTTAGGAGGGTTGTGTCAAGTCACCAACCAAATCAAAAGGCACCATTTAAGAACATTTTCTGGACCTTTAGATTGGTTTTATTATCCATCACTTTCAGATGTAAACAGGTTACTTCAAAATCGATTTGAAAAATTTATGAAGTTAGAAAATATGGTCATAGAAGGTTCAGAAAGTTACGGTCTTATTGAATCAGAATTTGATAATCAAACTAAATGGGCAGAAAGAATTACCTACTGTATAAAGGACACTTATTATAATTGTTTTTCAATGCATGACTTTCCAATTAACTCAGAAAAGGATTGGAAATCAACCTATCCTTCTTTTAAATCTAAATTAGGAACTAGAATTAATCGATTCCTTGAAAAAATAAATAGCAGTGAATCGATTTTATTCATTAGGATTTGGGGAAATCGAGATGAAGCAGTTGAATTGCAAAACGTATTATCCGAAATTACAAATAAGGATTTTAATATTCTTATTGTTAATTTTAAGGAGGGGATATCTAATATTGTTGTACAAAATTGGGGAATATCGAAGGTTTGTTCAATTGAACTCCCTCGTTATCAGGATAGATGGGAAGGTGATAATTCCGATTGGGATTATATTTTAAGCAAAATAACGTTAGCTTAA